The Streptomyces laurentii genome contains a region encoding:
- a CDS encoding branched-chain alpha-keto acid dehydrogenase E1-alpha subunit (TPP-binding site [chemical binding];~Thiamine pyrophosphate (TPP) family, E1 of PDC_ADC_BCADC subfamily, TPP-binding module; composed of proteins similarto the E1 components of the human pyruvate dehydrogenase complex (PDC), the acetoin dehydrogenase complex (ADC) and the branched chain...; cd02000;~branched-chain alpha-keto acid dehydrogenase E1-alpha subunit [Streptomyces ghanaensis ATCC14672];~heterodimer interface [polypeptide binding];~identified by MetaGeneAnnotator; putative;~phosphorylation loop region [posttranslational modification];~pyruvate dehydrogenase E1 component, alpha subunit; TIGR03181;~tetramer interface [polypeptide binding]) codes for MTVESTAARKATRSSGTKRTASAGASASASTTKKTASASAAKKTTRAKGQTAKAQAAKPSQASPQPHEPELVQLLTPEGERVQHPEYDIDLSADELRGLYRDMVLTRRFDAEATALQRQGELGLWASLLGQEAAQIGSGRALRDDDYVFPTYREHGVAWCRGVDPTNLLGMFRGVNNGGWDPNTNNFHLYTIVLGSQTLHATGYAMGITKDGADSAVLAYFGDGASSQGDVNESFVFSAVYNAPVVFFCQNNQWAISEPTEKQTRVPLYQRARGFGFPGIRVDGNDVLACLAVTRAALERARRGEGPTLIEAFTYRMAAHTTSDDPTRYRRDAEREAWEAKDPIQRLKVYLEREGHADAAFFEELEAESETLGKRVREVVRAMPVPEHMAMFDNVYADGHALVDEERAQYAAYQASFEGGEAE; via the coding sequence GTGACCGTGGAGAGCACTGCCGCGCGCAAGGCGACGCGCAGCAGCGGCACCAAGCGCACCGCAAGCGCCGGCGCTAGCGCAAGCGCGAGCACCACCAAGAAGACCGCCAGCGCGAGCGCCGCCAAGAAGACGACGCGCGCCAAGGGCCAGACCGCCAAGGCCCAGGCGGCGAAGCCGTCCCAGGCGTCCCCGCAGCCCCACGAGCCCGAGCTCGTCCAGCTGCTGACGCCCGAGGGCGAGCGCGTTCAGCACCCTGAGTACGACATCGACCTGAGCGCCGACGAGCTGCGCGGCCTGTACCGCGACATGGTCCTGACGCGTCGTTTCGACGCCGAGGCCACCGCGCTGCAGCGGCAGGGCGAGCTGGGCCTGTGGGCCTCGCTGCTCGGCCAGGAGGCCGCGCAGATCGGCTCCGGCCGCGCGCTGCGGGACGACGACTACGTCTTCCCCACCTACCGTGAGCACGGTGTCGCGTGGTGTCGCGGGGTCGACCCGACCAACCTCCTCGGCATGTTCCGCGGTGTGAACAACGGCGGCTGGGACCCGAACACCAACAATTTCCACCTGTACACGATCGTCCTCGGCTCGCAGACCCTGCACGCCACCGGCTACGCCATGGGCATCACCAAGGACGGCGCGGACTCGGCCGTGCTCGCGTACTTCGGCGACGGCGCCTCCAGCCAGGGCGACGTCAACGAGTCGTTCGTCTTCTCCGCGGTCTACAACGCCCCGGTCGTGTTCTTCTGCCAGAACAACCAGTGGGCCATTTCCGAGCCGACCGAGAAGCAGACCCGCGTCCCGCTGTACCAGCGCGCCCGCGGCTTCGGCTTCCCCGGCATCCGCGTGGACGGCAACGACGTCCTCGCCTGCCTGGCCGTGACCCGGGCGGCCCTGGAGCGCGCCCGCCGCGGCGAGGGCCCGACGCTCATCGAGGCGTTCACGTACCGCATGGCCGCTCACACCACCTCCGACGACCCGACCCGCTACCGCCGTGACGCGGAGCGCGAGGCGTGGGAGGCCAAGGACCCGATCCAGCGCCTCAAGGTGTACCTGGAGCGCGAGGGCCACGCCGACGCCGCCTTCTTCGAGGAGCTCGAAGCGGAGAGCGAGACGCTCGGCAAGCGCGTCCGCGAGGTCGTCCGCGCCATGCCCGTCCCGGAGCACATGGCGATGTTCGACAACGTGTACGCGGACGGGCACGCGCTGGTCGACGAGGAGCGGGCGCAGTACGCCGCCTACCAGGCGTCCTTCGAGGGCGGAGAGGCCGAGTAA
- a CDS encoding two component luxR family transcriptional regulator (C-terminal DNA-binding domain of LuxR-like proteins. This domain contains a helix-turn-helix motif and binds DNA. Proteins belonging to this group are response regulators; some act as transcriptional activators, others as transcriptional repressors. Many...; cd06170;~DNA binding residues [nucleotide binding];~PFAM: regulatory protein LuxR; response regulator receiver; Sigma-70 region 4 type 2; KEGG: fal:FRAAL3783 putative two-component system response regulator;~Response regulator containing a CheY-like receiver domain and an HTH DNA-binding domain [Signal transduction mechanisms / Transcription]; COG2197;~Signal receiver domain; originally thought to be unique to bacteria (CheY, OmpR, NtrC, and PhoB), now recently identified in eukaroytes ETR1 Arabidopsis thaliana; this domain receives the signal from the sensor partner in a two-component systems; cd00156;~dimerization interface [polypeptide binding];~identified by MetaGeneAnnotator; putative;~intermolecular recognition site;~phosphorylation site [posttranslational modification];~two component LuxR family transcriptional regulator [Frankia sp. EAN1pec]) — protein MEDDIEVVGEAGTAADALVRIPATRPDVAVLDVRLPDGSGVEVCREVRSQDDEINCLMLTSYADDEALFDAIMAGASGYVLKAIRGNELLNAVRDVAAGKSLLDPVATARVLERLRDGNSPKRDDRLANLTEQERKILDLIGEGLTNRAIGERLHLAEKTIKNYVSSLLSKLGMERRSQAAAFVARMQAERR, from the coding sequence GTGGAGGACGACATCGAGGTCGTCGGCGAGGCCGGCACGGCCGCGGACGCCCTGGTGAGGATTCCCGCGACCCGCCCCGACGTGGCGGTTCTCGACGTCCGGCTGCCGGACGGCAGCGGCGTCGAGGTGTGCCGCGAGGTGCGCTCCCAGGACGACGAGATCAACTGCCTGATGCTCACCTCGTACGCGGACGACGAGGCGCTCTTCGACGCGATCATGGCAGGTGCCTCGGGGTACGTGCTCAAGGCCATCCGCGGCAACGAGCTCCTGAACGCGGTCCGCGACGTCGCCGCCGGCAAGTCGCTGCTCGACCCGGTGGCCACCGCGCGCGTCCTGGAGCGGCTGCGGGACGGCAACAGTCCCAAGCGCGACGACCGGCTCGCCAACCTGACCGAGCAGGAGCGCAAGATCCTGGACCTGATCGGCGAGGGCCTGACCAACCGGGCCATCGGCGAGCGGCTCCACCTCGCGGAGAAGACCATCAAGAACTACGTCTCCAGTCTGCTGTCGAAGCTGGGCATGGAGCGCCGCTCGCAGGCCGCCGCCTTCGTCGCCCGCATGCAGGCCGAGCGCCGCTGA
- a CDS encoding hypothetical protein (identified by MetaGeneAnnotator; putative;~sequence version:1) has protein sequence MDPMSTDPMSAEEIRAIELLRRVSYGRVATSMRAMPFVAPARHIVTEGCVLIRMHRGLGYHRACNGSVVAYGADNLSAGPEELWSVQFTGTARTVEPTAEQLAAFGTTPDTVDGEPYDPVYLRIDPQFVTLHTIDYPHTAAGSDPSATADPAKRQLHHVA, from the coding sequence GTGGACCCCATGTCCACCGACCCCATGTCCGCCGAGGAGATCCGCGCCATCGAGCTGCTGCGTCGTGTGTCCTACGGAAGAGTGGCCACGAGCATGCGGGCGATGCCGTTCGTCGCGCCCGCGCGCCACATCGTGACCGAGGGCTGTGTCCTCATCCGCATGCACCGGGGACTCGGCTACCACCGGGCGTGCAACGGCAGCGTCGTCGCGTACGGGGCGGACAACCTCAGCGCCGGCCCCGAGGAGCTGTGGTCCGTCCAGTTCACCGGCACCGCGCGGACCGTCGAGCCGACGGCCGAACAACTGGCGGCTTTCGGCACGACGCCGGACACCGTGGACGGCGAGCCCTACGACCCGGTCTACCTGCGCATCGACCCGCAGTTCGTCACCCTGCACACGATCGACTACCCGCACACGGCGGCCGGATCCGACCCCTCCGCGACCGCCGATCCCGCCAAGCGACAGCTCCACCACGTAGCGTGA
- a CDS encoding homoserine kinase (ATP binding site [chemical binding];~Aminoglycoside 3'-phosphotransferase (APH) and Choline Kinase (ChoK) family. The APH/ChoK family is part of a larger superfamily that includes the catalytic domains of other kinases, such as the typical serine/threonine/tyrosine protein kinases (PKs)...; cl17270;~Homoserine kinase [Streptomyces venezuelae ATCC10712];~Phosphotransferase enzyme family; pfam01636;~identified by MetaGeneAnnotator; putative), whose translation MPRSSVPPATPVAAAPAPPVGALLRRYADAGEPLSCEPVAQGLLNRSYRLATTRGHYFLKQHLDAPTADRDTIARQHRATERLHALGLPVAPPLPDAAGRTVAVIGGHCYALHPWIDGRHRDGAQLCTAGSRRLGALLGRVHTGLERVMGAPVPARRTAGSGHTPETGAGAGHESARPEDTFLLIDDLLRLVRSRPARDSFDELAEHRLRERRVLLAAHAHRRPPAPAATGWVHGDFHPLNLLYRGAEPAAIVDWDRLDVRPRAEEAVRAAAIFFVRPTGELALDKVRAYARAYRRATGADGAELATAVDRVWWERLNDFWTLRWRYQLDDRRADPLFPAVSALVVWWTRAYPAVRDAFTD comes from the coding sequence GTGCCGCGCTCATCTGTACCCCCGGCCACCCCCGTGGCCGCCGCCCCGGCCCCGCCCGTCGGCGCCCTGCTGCGCCGTTACGCGGACGCGGGCGAGCCGCTGTCCTGCGAACCCGTCGCCCAGGGCCTGCTCAACCGCAGCTACCGGCTGGCCACCACCCGCGGCCACTACTTCCTCAAGCAGCACCTCGACGCCCCCACCGCCGACCGGGACACCATCGCCCGCCAGCACCGGGCCACCGAGCGGCTGCACGCCCTCGGGCTGCCGGTCGCGCCGCCGCTGCCCGACGCCGCCGGCCGTACGGTCGCCGTCATCGGCGGCCACTGCTATGCCCTGCACCCCTGGATCGACGGCCGGCACCGCGACGGCGCCCAGCTGTGCACCGCCGGGTCACGGCGCCTCGGCGCTCTCCTCGGACGTGTCCACACCGGCCTGGAACGGGTCATGGGCGCCCCCGTCCCGGCCCGGCGGACGGCGGGTTCCGGCCACACGCCGGAGACCGGGGCCGGGGCCGGGCACGAGAGCGCGCGGCCCGAGGACACGTTCCTGCTGATCGACGACCTGCTCCGGCTCGTCCGGAGCCGCCCCGCCCGCGACAGCTTCGACGAACTGGCCGAACACCGGCTCCGCGAGCGGCGGGTGCTGCTCGCCGCGCACGCCCACCGCCGCCCGCCGGCCCCCGCCGCGACCGGCTGGGTGCACGGCGACTTCCATCCCCTCAACCTGCTCTACCGGGGCGCCGAACCCGCCGCGATCGTCGACTGGGACCGGCTGGACGTCCGCCCGCGCGCCGAGGAGGCCGTCCGGGCCGCCGCGATCTTCTTCGTCCGGCCCACGGGGGAGCTGGCGCTCGACAAAGTACGGGCATATGCCAGGGCGTACCGGCGCGCGACGGGCGCGGACGGCGCCGAACTGGCCACGGCGGTCGACCGGGTGTGGTGGGAGCGCCTGAACGACTTCTGGACCCTGCGCTGGCGCTACCAGCTGGACGACCGAAGGGCCGACCCGCTGTTTCCGGCGGTGTCGGCCCTGGTGGTGTGGTGGACGCGCGCGTACCCGGCGGTGCGCGACGCGTTCACGGACTAG
- a CDS encoding serine/threonine protein kinase (ATP binding site [chemical binding];~KEGG: sgr:SGR_3761 putative serine/threonine protein kinase; PFAM: Serine/threonine-protein kinase-like domain; SMART: serine/threonine protein kinase; Tyrosine-protein kinase, subgroup, catalytic domain;~Protein Kinases, catalytic domain; cl09925;~Serine/Threonine protein kinases, catalytic domain; smart00220;~activation loop (A-loop);~identified by MetaGeneAnnotator; putative;~serine/threonine protein kinase [Streptomyces sp. SirexAA- E];~substrate binding site [chemical binding]) — protein MPDAAAESWGVGGVVGDGRYRLTHRLGRGGMAEVFAAEDVRLGRTVAVKLLRADLAEDPVSKARFTREAQSVAGLNHHAIVAVYDSGEDVVGDQSVPYIVMELVEGRTIRDLLISAEAPGPEQALIIVSGVLEALAYSHQHGIVHRDIKPANVIITNSGAVKVMDFGIARALHGAQSTMTQTGMVMGTPQYLSPEQALGKAVDHRSDLYATGCLLYELLALRPPFTGETPLSVVYQHVQDTPIPPSEVAPGSPPELDGLAMRALAKDPDDRFQSAEEMRGLVQYGIQMLQDMGSHTGQWSTGPVMAHETAHTPVGGVAATTAMAHPPHYETAQGPILPPMNRDDGAAGGYVPADGYGHQGGRPGGGRGKLALFVALALIAIIAGVAYAMQPDKPADDGNTKPPASSEKPSPGKDDPSTEPSDEPSTDSGTTGDSSSNGGQGSWQKPTYRPSHRPTTAPPATQEPTAPPTTSTDGGTGASEGTSEGTSEGTGDGGPTGSSSGSSSGTGTSTGTSSGTGTSTGTSSGTGTSTGTTSGTGTSTGASAGAGGAGGTPS, from the coding sequence GTGCCGGACGCGGCGGCCGAGTCCTGGGGCGTCGGCGGCGTCGTCGGCGACGGCCGTTACCGGCTGACCCACCGGCTGGGCCGTGGTGGCATGGCCGAGGTGTTCGCGGCTGAAGACGTCCGGCTCGGGCGCACGGTCGCCGTGAAGCTGCTGCGCGCCGACCTCGCCGAGGATCCCGTCTCCAAGGCCCGCTTCACGCGCGAGGCGCAGTCGGTCGCGGGTCTCAACCACCATGCGATCGTGGCCGTGTACGACTCGGGCGAGGACGTCGTCGGCGACCAGTCCGTCCCGTACATCGTCATGGAACTGGTCGAGGGCCGCACCATCCGCGACCTGCTGATCAGCGCCGAGGCGCCCGGTCCCGAGCAGGCCCTGATCATCGTCTCCGGTGTCCTGGAGGCGCTGGCCTACTCCCACCAGCACGGCATCGTGCACCGGGACATCAAGCCGGCCAACGTCATCATCACCAACTCCGGCGCCGTCAAGGTCATGGACTTCGGCATCGCCCGCGCCCTGCACGGCGCGCAGTCGACGATGACGCAGACCGGCATGGTCATGGGCACGCCGCAGTACCTCTCCCCGGAGCAGGCGCTCGGCAAGGCCGTCGACCACCGCTCCGACCTGTACGCGACGGGCTGTCTGCTCTACGAACTGCTCGCGCTGCGGCCCCCGTTCACCGGCGAGACGCCGCTGTCGGTGGTCTACCAGCACGTCCAGGACACCCCGATCCCGCCGTCCGAGGTGGCCCCCGGGTCGCCGCCGGAGCTGGACGGCCTCGCCATGCGCGCGCTCGCCAAGGACCCGGACGACCGGTTCCAGAGCGCCGAGGAGATGCGCGGCCTGGTCCAGTACGGCATCCAGATGCTCCAGGACATGGGCAGTCACACGGGGCAGTGGAGCACCGGCCCGGTCATGGCCCACGAGACCGCGCACACCCCGGTCGGCGGCGTCGCCGCGACGACGGCGATGGCGCACCCGCCGCACTACGAGACCGCGCAGGGTCCGATCCTGCCGCCGATGAACCGGGACGACGGTGCGGCCGGCGGGTACGTGCCGGCCGACGGCTACGGTCACCAGGGCGGACGCCCGGGAGGCGGGCGCGGCAAGCTGGCGCTGTTCGTGGCGCTCGCGCTGATCGCGATCATCGCGGGTGTCGCGTACGCGATGCAGCCCGACAAGCCGGCCGACGACGGCAACACCAAGCCGCCGGCCAGCAGCGAGAAGCCGAGTCCGGGCAAGGACGACCCGTCGACCGAGCCCTCGGACGAGCCGTCGACCGATTCGGGCACCACCGGTGACTCCTCGTCGAACGGCGGTCAGGGGTCCTGGCAGAAGCCGACCTACCGGCCGTCGCACCGCCCGACGACCGCGCCGCCGGCCACCCAGGAGCCGACCGCGCCGCCGACGACCTCGACGGACGGTGGCACGGGCGCGAGCGAGGGCACCAGCGAGGGGACCTCGGAGGGCACCGGCGACGGCGGCCCGACCGGCTCCTCGTCGGGCTCGTCCTCCGGTACGGGCACCTCGACGGGCACTTCGTCCGGTACGGGGACGTCCACGGGCACGTCGTCCGGTACGGGTACCTCGACGGGCACTACGTCCGGTACGGGTACCTCGACGGGCGCCTCGGCCGGAGCGGGCGGCGCGGGCGGCACCCCCTCGTAA